Part of the Methanofastidiosum sp. genome is shown below.
CAGCCATTTTCTTTGGGCCCTTTGTTGGAGGTCTAGTTGGTGCTATTGGCCCTGCTCTTGCTGATGTTACATCGCCTTATGCTGCCTTTGCTCCTTTCACATTTATAATAAAAGGTATTGAAGGATTTGTAGTAGGTAAGATATCTTCTGGATCTCAAAGCAAAGTCAATAAACTCATAGGAATATTCGCTGGTGGCGGAATAATGGTTATTGGATATTATATAGTTGAAATTATGATATTTTTGATACCTCCTCCAGTAGCACTTATAGAGGTTCCGTTTAATATCTTACAGTTTGTAGTGGGTGGAATAATAGCCATAGTTGTAACAGAAAAATTGAAAAAAAGCGTAGATAGAATAATGTACAGATAAAATGAAAGATAAATCTAGATACCTTGAAGATTTAAAAAAAGTAATTGAAGAAGGAGAAGTAGATTTAAGGATAATCGATACTTTAAATATTTTAAATTCAAAAGATAATTATTACACTACTTCAAGCTGTGCAGGTAGAATGATTCTTATTGAACTTGAAGAAATGGGCGGTAAAAAAGAATCAAATTTTATTTTTAAGAGTCATGAAAAGGTAGATTATAAAGATATTTGGAGAATAATTAACGAATACAG
Proteins encoded:
- a CDS encoding ECF transporter S component codes for the protein MAKIKDPKNIGIVAVFSALAFVATRFIQIPILQTGGYLNFGEAIIYIAAIFFGPFVGGLVGAIGPALADVTSPYAAFAPFTFIIKGIEGFVVGKISSGSQSKVNKLIGIFAGGGIMVIGYYIVEIMIFLIPPPVALIEVPFNILQFVVGGIIAIVVTEKLKKSVDRIMYR